A single genomic interval of Spinacia oleracea cultivar Varoflay chromosome 6, BTI_SOV_V1, whole genome shotgun sequence harbors:
- the LOC130462569 gene encoding uncharacterized protein, with amino-acid sequence MVGVINRLKSASVRARSALSCRSPHSTRTGAGRAGADDAGPSGGGRGREERERARHSPLRHRRSDVGTSSSGERSEPERRRRSVSLTREPSPELQPQPHFWGDSGWGSSYHGEWSGWIGEAWRHDADDES; translated from the exons ATGGTGGgagtgatcaaccggttgaagtccgcgtcggttcgggcccgatctgcactttcttgcaggagcccccactccactcgg acgggggctggacgagccggggccgacgacgcagGTCCCTCGGGTGGGGGACGCGGtcgtgaggagagagagagggcacggcactcgcccctacggcatcgtcgTTCCGATGTGGGgacgagttcttccggggagaggtccgagccagAGCgcaggcgacgttccgtgtcgttGACTCGAGAGCccagccccgagttgcagccacagcctcatttttggggtgattctggctgggggtcctcataccacggggagtggagtggatggatcggcgaggcttggagacatgatgccgatgacgagtcttag